The sequence GCTCTCGTCCTGTCGATGATCGAGCACGGCGAGGCCCCGCGGATCGAGCTGCAGGAGCCGGTGCAGTCGCTGCAGGCCATCAGCCACGACCCGTCGCTGCAGCAGAAGGTCGCGCTGAAGGACGGCTCCATGATGACCGGCCTCGACCTGCAGGAAATGTACCTGGAGGCGGCCCGGGAGCACTGCCGCAAGCATGGCCAGGACCACGGCCAGACGGCGGACGTCCTGCGCCGCTGGCAGGCCCTGCTGGACACCCTCCGGCGGGAACCAATGGATGCGGCGGCGCAGGTGGACTGGGTGGCCAAGCTCAAGCTGCTGCAGGCCTACCGGGACCGGGACTCGCTCGAGTGGTCCGATGCCCGGCTGGGGCTGATCGACCTGCAGTACGCGGACGTCCGGCCGGAGAAGGGGCTGTACCATCGCCTCGCCGCACGCGGCAAGATGGAACGGCTCTTCACCGATGAGCAGATCGCCACCGCCGTGACGGAACCGCCGCACGATACGAGGGCGTATTTCCGCGGCAAGTGCATTGAGCGCTTCCCTGTCGAGGTGGTCGGAGCCAGTTGGGATTCGGTGATTTTCGACCTGCCGAGCCGCCGCAAGCTGCAGCGCATACCCACGCGGGAGCCGCTGCGGGGGACCCGCGAACTGACCGGTCCGCTGTTCGATCAGGCGGCCTCGGCCGAGGAATTTATTTCAGCGTTGCTGGGCCCGGAAAGCGGGCCGGACGTGGCACGATAAGCAGTAAGCAAGAGTGTCGAACCCCACGAAGAGGAGGCCGTCATGGCAACCCAGGACCGCAAGAACGTGGAAGGCCGCGTCCCGGAGGAGGAGTACGACGACGTACCCGCGTCGCCGGAACCCGCACCTGAGGCCGGGGCAACCGCCGAGACGGAGGGCACGGACGATCTGCTCGACGAGATCGACGGGGTGCTGGAGCAGAACGCAGAGGAGTTCGTCCGGGGCTTTGTCCAGAAGGGCGGTCAGTAGCCCATGAACCTGCCGGCGGGCGGACACAGCTCCATCTTTTCCCAGATTTCGCACGCGGCCACGTCTTCGTTCAGCGAGTACCTGGCCCGGAGCGCACCGGACATGCTGCCCGGTGCCCGGACGGCCGGAATGCCGGCCGGCATGGTCGCTGAGACCGTGGCACCGCACGCGACGACGATCGTCGCCATGACGTACGCCGGAGGCGTGCTCATGGCAGGGGACCGGCGGGCAACGATGGGGAACATGATCGCCAGCCGGCATATCGAGAAGGTCTTCCCCGCGGACATGTACTCCGTGCTGGGCGTCGCCGGCACGGCCGGCATCGCGCTGGACGTCACCCGACTGTTCCAGGTTGAGCTGGAGCACTACGAGAAGATTGAGGGCACTCTGCTGAGCCTCGAGGGCAAGGCCAACCGGCTCGGGGCCATGATCCGCGGCAACCTGCCGATGGCGCTCCAGGGGCTGGCCGTGATCCCGCTGTTCGCCGGCTTCGACCTGGACCGGAGGGTCGGACGGCTGTTCTCCTACGACGTCACGGGCGGCCGCTACGAGGAGCAGGAGCACCACTCCGTCGGCTCGGGCTCGGTTTTTGCCCGCGGCGCCCTGAAGAAGCTGTGGAAGCCGAACCTGGACGAGGAGCAGGCGGTGCTGGTCTCCGTCGAAGCGCTCTATGATGCCGCCGACGACGACTCCGCCACCGGCGGCCCCGACGTGGTCCGCCAGCTGTGGCCCGTCGTCTATACCGTCAATTCCGCCGGCGCCCGCCGCATCCCCGAACGGGACCTCGCAGCCGCCGCCGAAGCCGTGATCGCCTCGCGCGCTGTCGCCGGAAGGGAGGCCTAGCCATGACGCAGCAGTTCTATGTGTCTCCCGAGCAGCTGATGAAGGACCGGGCGGATTTCGCCCGGAAGGGGATCGCCCGGGGCCGGTCCGTGATGGTGCTCAGCTGCCGCGACGGCATCGCGCTCGTAGCTGAGAATCCCTCGCCCTCGCTGCACAAGATCGGCGAGATCTACGACCGGATCGCCTTCGCCGCCGTCGGCAAGTACAACGAGTTCGAGAGTCTGCGCCAGGCCGGCGTGCGCTACGCCGATGTACGCGGCTATTCGTATGACCGCGACGATGTCACCGCCCGCGGCCTGGCAAGCGTCTATGCACAGAGCCTGGGCACGGTCTTCACGGCGGACAGCAAACCCTTCGAGGTCGAGCTGGCCGTGGCCGAGGTCGGCCTCCGGCAGTCCGATGACCATCTCTACCGCCTGACCTTCGACGGCTCCATCGCGGACGAACCGGATTTTGTCGTCATGGGCGGCCAGACCGAGGCCCTGACGGAATCGCTGCGCTCGGACTGGGACGCCGGCCATGATTTCGCCGAAGTCATCCGCTCGGCCGTGTCGGCCCTCGAGGGGAGCGCGGCCAACGGAGGCGAGAACGGCTCCGCGTCCCGCCGCCTGGGGCCCGACCAGCTCGAAGTGGCGGTGCTGGAGCGTGATCCGGAGTCCAGCCGGGGCAGCCGGAGGGCCTTCCGCAGGCTTTCTGCGGCAGAAGTGACGGAGATATTGGGGAAATGACATGGACAGGCGCATCTTCGGCATAGAGACCGAATTCGGAATTTCCTACTCGGCTCCTGATTCGCGGCCGCTTTCTCCCGAGGAAGTGGCACGGTACCTCTTCCGCAAGGTGGTGACCTGGGGCCGATCCTCCAATGTGTTCCTCACCAATGGCTCCCGCCTCTACCTGGATGTCGGGTCCCATCCGGAATATGCGACAGCCGAGTGCGACGACGTCGCGCAGCTCATCGCCCAGGACCGCGCCGGGGAGCTGATCCTCGAAGACCTGATGAACGAGGCGCAGGACCGGCTGCGCCACGAGGGGTTCGACGGCAACGTCTACCTCTTCAAGAACAACACGGATTCGGCCGGCAACTCCTACGGCAGCCACGAGAACTACCTGATTCCGCGAAAGCTCG is a genomic window of Arthrobacter sp. Marseille-P9274 containing:
- a CDS encoding ubiquitin-like protein Pup — encoded protein: MATQDRKNVEGRVPEEEYDDVPASPEPAPEAGATAETEGTDDLLDEIDGVLEQNAEEFVRGFVQKGGQ
- the prcA gene encoding proteasome subunit alpha, which codes for MTQQFYVSPEQLMKDRADFARKGIARGRSVMVLSCRDGIALVAENPSPSLHKIGEIYDRIAFAAVGKYNEFESLRQAGVRYADVRGYSYDRDDVTARGLASVYAQSLGTVFTADSKPFEVELAVAEVGLRQSDDHLYRLTFDGSIADEPDFVVMGGQTEALTESLRSDWDAGHDFAEVIRSAVSALEGSAANGGENGSASRRLGPDQLEVAVLERDPESSRGSRRAFRRLSAAEVTEILGK
- the prcB gene encoding proteasome subunit beta gives rise to the protein MNLPAGGHSSIFSQISHAATSSFSEYLARSAPDMLPGARTAGMPAGMVAETVAPHATTIVAMTYAGGVLMAGDRRATMGNMIASRHIEKVFPADMYSVLGVAGTAGIALDVTRLFQVELEHYEKIEGTLLSLEGKANRLGAMIRGNLPMALQGLAVIPLFAGFDLDRRVGRLFSYDVTGGRYEEQEHHSVGSGSVFARGALKKLWKPNLDEEQAVLVSVEALYDAADDDSATGGPDVVRQLWPVVYTVNSAGARRIPERDLAAAAEAVIASRAVAGREA